One genomic region from Muriicola soli encodes:
- a CDS encoding DUF819 family protein, which translates to MFAPWMITLFTVVAVFLLDRWENKHIKSLFDWVPAILLAYIFPAIISQLIGADYSQDEIHSFSRDYFIPLAIIAVMSSLSVGQLKAIGWKPIFLFVGGSVFIALFPFFFGIFFLESDFVSNTLVKAEYWKGIPPIVGSWIGGSTSQLVLKELVECPEDIFLSILVMDNILVNIWTILMFQFIKGSNLINRKLRITDLGIPESLRSDPSKVLPPWMIVVVLLGTVIFTNLLLESFIAKVILLSLVGLAISNLWPKWNFKFALRAGAILILVVMAVLGLKLQFATLGFNTTFMVFLIFWLIGHFIFMMIIAKLLNLNMAWVPIASMANVGGIATAPAVTAAYEKKWMPHAVVLAILSMATGTFWGILTIYLLEQFII; encoded by the coding sequence GGTACCGGCAATCTTACTGGCTTATATTTTTCCTGCGATCATTTCACAGCTGATAGGGGCAGACTATTCCCAGGATGAAATTCACTCCTTTAGCCGAGACTACTTTATTCCATTGGCAATCATTGCCGTAATGAGCAGTTTATCCGTGGGTCAACTCAAGGCTATAGGCTGGAAACCCATATTTTTATTCGTAGGAGGATCCGTTTTTATTGCTCTTTTTCCCTTCTTCTTTGGGATATTTTTCCTGGAAAGCGATTTTGTGAGCAATACCCTGGTAAAAGCTGAATATTGGAAGGGGATACCACCCATTGTAGGCAGCTGGATTGGAGGAAGTACCAGTCAGTTAGTCCTCAAAGAACTGGTAGAATGCCCCGAGGATATTTTTCTTTCCATTCTGGTTATGGATAATATATTGGTAAATATTTGGACCATTCTGATGTTTCAATTTATCAAAGGGAGCAACCTTATCAACCGAAAATTGAGGATTACGGATTTGGGTATTCCCGAGAGTCTCCGTTCCGACCCTTCAAAGGTACTGCCTCCATGGATGATTGTTGTCGTTCTCCTGGGCACCGTGATTTTCACGAATCTCTTACTGGAAAGTTTTATCGCAAAGGTGATCCTGCTTTCCCTTGTTGGGTTGGCGATCAGTAATTTGTGGCCAAAATGGAATTTTAAATTCGCTTTGAGGGCGGGTGCAATTCTTATTCTTGTGGTGATGGCCGTCCTGGGCTTAAAGCTGCAATTTGCCACCCTGGGCTTCAACACCACTTTTATGGTTTTCCTGATTTTCTGGTTGATTGGACATTTTATTTTTATGATGATCATTGCCAAATTGCTGAACCTCAATATGGCCTGGGTACCTATTGCCAGTATGGCCAATGTGGGAGGAATTGCCACGGCTCCGGCAGTTACGGCAGCTTATGAAAAGAAATGGATGCCCCATGCAGTGGTTCTGGCTATCCTAAGTATGGCTACAGGTACCTTCTGGGGAATTCTTACCATCTACCTACTTGAACAATTTATCATCTGA
- a CDS encoding carboxymuconolactone decarboxylase family protein: MPLVNPLPPEHDAETKELADFFNETLGFCPNSILTMQHRPAISKAFIGLNKAVMENKGRVTSALKRMIAWVSSNATGCRYCQAHAIRAAERYGAEQEKLDNIWEYRTHPAFTEAERAALDFSLKASQVPNAVDQEIKDALYAHWNEGEIVEMLGVISLFGYLNRWNDSMGTSIEGGAVESAEQYLGKHGWEKGKHI; this comes from the coding sequence GTTAACCCGCTACCCCCTGAACACGATGCTGAAACAAAAGAGCTCGCCGATTTTTTTAATGAGACTTTGGGCTTTTGCCCAAATTCCATCCTTACAATGCAGCATCGGCCGGCCATTTCAAAGGCCTTTATTGGGCTGAATAAGGCTGTGATGGAAAACAAGGGTCGCGTAACCTCCGCATTAAAGCGTATGATCGCCTGGGTGAGCAGCAATGCCACAGGATGCCGGTATTGCCAGGCCCATGCTATCAGGGCGGCTGAACGTTACGGTGCTGAGCAGGAAAAATTAGACAATATTTGGGAATACAGGACACATCCTGCTTTCACCGAAGCAGAACGAGCCGCGCTGGATTTTTCCTTAAAAGCTTCCCAGGTGCCCAATGCGGTTGATCAGGAAATTAAGGACGCCCTTTATGCACACTGGAATGAGGGAGAAATTGTGGAAATGCTGGGCGTGATATCTTTATTTGGTTACCTCAATCGATGGAATGATTCTATGGGAACCTCCATAGAAGGCGGTGCCGTAGAAAGTGCAGAACAATACCTTGGGAAACACGGATGGGAAAAAGGAAAACACATTTGA